A portion of the Bactrocera neohumeralis isolate Rockhampton chromosome 2, APGP_CSIRO_Bneo_wtdbg2-racon-allhic-juicebox.fasta_v2, whole genome shotgun sequence genome contains these proteins:
- the LOC126767560 gene encoding kelch-like protein 17, whose amino-acid sequence MATSCTQRLTLQSDSSEQNRFMEKLVAKIFSFYDEQSLTDVTFKVSNPTALIPAHRLILAAASPYFENLFNGAQGTNPVIEINDIDSDTFERLITFCYTGQTLITVNNVGDMLKAAIVLQLDDAITSCVDYLVSHINEYTIQGAYTLERETQCELFKQKIIEYETQNFVEISQSDEFLNFDFEKMQRILESDNLNITREEDAFDAIKRWFNFDVAARQEQLPLLIACLRLTQFDAEFLLTHIQPLPGCELLAFKAISWIREPAARTKINMRFTEPRGVSAANCGEKTLLAVCFELFAINPKLQQYNKAEDKWQEYASLEIDYHRYRTILKDGNLLFTGGEKTSATLNIVRSWNIRNKAWQDLPTMKQARHSHCVVELDDKIYAIGGCDGGKTLSSVERYTTYDGWQFVNSLIVGRYGARAVKLNGKIYIMGGSNDDVGLKSVECYNPHLNIWIPCADMTESPTLPGAAAHKGHVYVLGSYGDNRTVERYDPQQDTWSKICSLEVGIGSTACASLDNKLWVITGNFLPGKSCVSVYDEENDRWEQKFALPERNIHSLFVVPEALLKSNE is encoded by the exons ATGGCAACGAGTTGTACGCAAAGACTTACTCTTCAGAGCGATTCCAGTGAGCAAAACCGCTTCATGGAGAAATTAGTGGCGAAAATATTTAGCTTCTACGACGAACAGTCTCTAACCGATGTGACATTTAAAGTTTCGAACCCAACGGCTCT TATTCCTGCGCATCGCTTGATACTCGCAGCAGCGAGTCCTTACTTCGAGAACCTTTTCAATGGCGCTCAAGGCACTAATCCTGTCATAGAGATAAATGATATCGATAGTGATACTTTTGAGCGTCTAATAACATTTTGTTACACCGGTCAGACCCTCATTACCGTTAACAATGTCGGTGACATGCTAAAGGCGGCAatcgttttgcaattggacgaTGCCATAACCTCTTGTGTGGACTACCTCGTGTCCCACATTAATGAATACACTATACAGGGCGCTTATACGCTAGAGCGTGAAACGCAGTGCGAACtttttaagcagaaaatcaTTGAATATGAAACACAGAATTTCGTGGAG ATCAGCCAAAGCGATGAGTTtctgaattttgattttgaaaaaatgcaacGTATTCTGGAATCTGACAATTTGAATATAACTCGTGAGGAAGATGCCTTCGATGCCATAAAACGCTGGTTCAATTTTGATGTTGCTGCGCGTCAAGAACAACTGCCACTTTTAATAGCTTGTCTCCGGCTTACCCAATTCGATGCGGAATTTCTGTTGACACACATACAACCTCTACCTGGTTGTGAACTGCTGGCCTTCAAGGCGATATCGTGGATCAGAGAGCCTGCAGCACGGACAAAGATAAATATGCGATTTACAGAACCACGTGGGGTCAGTGCTGCAAATTGTGGTGAGAAAACATTGCTGGCGGTTTGCTTTGAGTTATTTGCG ATTAATCCCAAGCTGCAACAATATAACAAAGCTGAAGATAAGTGGCAGGAATATGCAAGTTTGGAAATCGATTACCATAGGTATAGAACTATCTTAAAGGAtggtaatttattatttactggCGGTGAAAAAACTAGTGCCACATTAAACATCGTCCGCAGCTGGAATATACGGAATAAGGCATGGCAAGATTTGCCTACCATGAAACAAGCAAGACACTCACACTGCGTTGTCGAATTAGATGACAAAATCTACGCGATTGGTGGTTGCGATGGTGGAAAGACTCTATCGTCAGTGGAaag ATATACGACTTACGATGGTTGGCAGTTCGTGAACAGCTTGATTGTTGGACGATATGGCGCACGTGCAGTGAAATTGAAtggtaaaatatacataatggGCGGTAGTAATGACGATGTGGGCTTAAAGTCCGTCGAATGCTACAACCCGCATTTGAATATTTGGATTCCTTGCGCGGATATGACAGAAAGTCCCACATTACCTGGT GCAGCTGCACATAAAGGTCACGTTTATGTTTTAGGCAGTTACGGTGATAACAGAACTGTTGAACGTTACGATCCTCAGCAGGACACATGGTCTAAG ATTTGCTCTTTGGAAGTTGGCATTGGTTCTACAGCTTGCGCATCGCTAGACAATAAACTATGGGTTATTACTGGTAACTTCCTTCCTGGGAAGTCATGTGTATCAGTCTATGACGAGGAAAATGACCGTTGGGAACAGAAGTTCGCATTGCCCGAACGAAATATTCATTCCTTATTTGTTGTACCTGAAGCCTTACTGAAGTCGAATGAGTAa